One genomic segment of Pelagerythrobacter marensis includes these proteins:
- a CDS encoding serine hydrolase has protein sequence MALGSHITKSLTGLAGALTLALTAFQPAQAQTANFEAVFDSVLGTEARAPRTFEAVYESGFERRIAQAADGSDGRIGVAVLDLATGQEFSILGDQRFPMASTSKIAIAATFMEGVEQGRWSLSSEFPLLIPVRSERFSSAKAPVRRGKHLPASELIELMITRSSNPATDALLAAVGGPAAVNDWMRRAGITDFQLTRDIATLVRDDGEIDPASAIDLRDSATPRAMTRLLAGLYQGEWLSPTSRRVIIGAMERCRTGTRRIPALLPAGATVAHKTGSLNNTSSDIGIINTPDGRAFAVAIYVTGQGTRLAREGRIAQIARAAYAGYDNPGGGTWAEAVYANARDGAAASP, from the coding sequence ATGGCTTTGGGATCGCACATCACGAAATCGCTGACGGGATTGGCCGGCGCGCTGACGCTTGCCCTCACCGCATTTCAACCGGCGCAAGCGCAGACGGCAAATTTCGAAGCCGTGTTCGACAGCGTCCTGGGCACGGAAGCGCGCGCACCGCGCACTTTCGAGGCCGTGTACGAATCCGGCTTCGAACGCCGCATTGCGCAGGCCGCCGATGGCTCGGACGGGCGCATCGGGGTGGCCGTGCTCGATCTGGCGACGGGCCAGGAATTCTCGATCCTGGGCGATCAACGTTTCCCGATGGCCAGCACCAGCAAGATCGCGATCGCGGCGACGTTCATGGAAGGCGTCGAGCAGGGACGCTGGAGCCTGTCGAGCGAGTTCCCATTGCTGATCCCCGTCCGGTCCGAACGGTTTTCTAGTGCCAAGGCGCCGGTCAGGCGGGGCAAGCATCTGCCGGCCAGCGAGCTGATCGAACTGATGATCACGCGGTCCAGCAACCCGGCAACCGATGCCCTGCTCGCAGCGGTCGGCGGGCCGGCGGCAGTCAACGACTGGATGCGCCGTGCCGGGATCACGGATTTCCAATTGACCCGCGACATCGCAACCCTGGTGCGCGACGACGGTGAGATCGATCCCGCATCCGCGATTGACCTGCGCGACAGCGCCACCCCGCGCGCGATGACGAGGCTGCTTGCCGGCCTGTATCAGGGCGAGTGGCTCTCCCCCACCAGCCGCAGGGTCATCATCGGTGCGATGGAGCGCTGCCGCACAGGCACGCGCCGCATCCCCGCGCTGTTGCCGGCGGGCGCCACCGTGGCGCACAAGACCGGGTCGCTCAACAACACATCGAGCGATATCGGGATCATCAACACGCCCGATGGACGCGCCTTTGCCGTGGCCATTTATGTCACCGGACAGGGCACGCGGCTGGCGCGCGAAGGCCGCATCGCGCAGATCGCCCGCGCAGCTTACGCCGGATACGACAACCCCGGTGGCGGCACCTGGGCGGAAGCGGTCTACGCCAACGCCCGCGACGGCGCGGCCGCCAGCCCCTAG